The following are from one region of the Elgaria multicarinata webbii isolate HBS135686 ecotype San Diego chromosome 13, rElgMul1.1.pri, whole genome shotgun sequence genome:
- the LOC134408353 gene encoding IgGFc-binding protein-like, which yields MGRAPLSSSSSQVGIPKALTMRRILFLFAGLTLLAGPCIASSSGKEFVTAFMTNLKQSKRNSHFELVITRYHPATKVIVKTYRDNNQHSVTVREGETFQLPTSIEMLGTDIFDGAVQITADKDISVLSRSRKDDTTGATVIYPVEQLGTLYYVVTPEGDMANTFKEFAVVPYKTPTSQCRQYWARRIHGLSQYKAASYAPTFF from the exons atgggtcgagctcctctttcttcttcatcaagTCAAGTTGGGATTCCCAAAG ctCTGACAATGAGGAGGATTTTGTTCCTCTTTGCTGGTTTGACTCTCTTGGCTG GACCGTGTATCGCGAGTTCCAGCGGGAAAGAATTTGTCACCGCTTTCATGACCAACCTCAAGCAATCCAAACGTAATTCTCACTTTGAGCTGGTCATCACTAGATATCACCCTGCTACCAAAGTCATAGTGAAAACATACAGGGATAACAACCAGCATAGCGTCACCGTCAGAGAAGGGGAAACATTCCAGCTTCCAACATCCATAGAGATGTTGGGGACTGATATCTTTGATGGGGCTGTACAGATCACAGCAGACAAAGACATCTCGGTCTTATCTCGCAGCCGGAAGGATGACACAACTGGTGCCACAGTCATATACCCAGTCGAGCAGTTGGGCACATTGTATTATGTGGTGACCCCAGAGGGAGACATGGCAAATACTTTCAAGGAGTTTGCCGTTGTACCTTATAAGACTCCCactagtcagtgtcgacaatactgggctagacggatCCATGGTCTGagtcagtacaaggcagcttcctatgcacctACGTTCTTCTAG